The genome window GTTCAATCTGCGTATGGTCAGATTTCGTATCTGGCGAACTCGCTCGCGTTTGAGCCCCATATCTTCAGCAATTTCAGCCATCGTTTCTTTAGGAACACCTATACCATAGAATTTGGTGATGATTTCTTTCTCTCGTGGCAATAAATCTGCAATGCTTTCTGCCATCTTTTTCTTCATCATTTCTATATTCAGGGTATCATCTGCAATCTTTACATCCGGATCGTTTAATATGTCTAATAGGGTATACGGATTGTTTGCGCTTAGTGGCGCATCTACAGATACAGCCTTGTCTGCGTTTCTTGGGGCAAATTTCTTCTGGTCTTTCGGTAAACGATAAAGTCCTGATTGTTTATCGATGGCCTGTGATATAGCCTTGTGAACGAATGGACCGGCATAAGCCACAAAATCGGTGCCCCGGTCGGCTTGGAACTTTCTGGCTGCCATAAGCATTGCCAGCGTTCCTTCGCTAACCAAGTCATCAAACTCAACGCCTTTACCTTTATACTGGTTGGCTACTGATTTTACATAGTTTAAGTTCTCACTAACTATCTTGTTTATTTCTTTTTCTGTCATACTCAATAATTCTTTTTGCAAATATACATAGAATAATTCAAAAAAGCAAGTATTTTGCGCATTTTAACCAATCATTTTGGTTTCCACATATTATATATGTTTCTATGATTTGCATAAAGCTGCGTATGGACAGTATTCGCAACGATGCTTATCATCTGTAGGCCGGAATGGTTGGTCCTTGTCAAAGATGTTGGCGATGAGAACTTTCAGTTGTTTCATAAACTCTTCTTCGTATACATCTATGCTACTGATGAGTTCCTTGCCCATTTTTAATGTCGGATCATAATCTTCTGCTCCTGCATTTTGTATAAACAACAAGCCTGGAGATACGGGCTCTTGAGCCGGATTCAGATTCCTGTTGTGGCTTACAATAATCGAGTAGAGCATAGATTGTAAATAATAATCTGTATGCTTGTTGAGCATGGATGGATCAAACACTTCGCTCAGTTCTCTTGGACGTGTTGTTGAAATACGTCCTGTTTTATAGTCTATTACGCGGATTCGTTCTGCAAGATTATTGCCATTTGCATTACCGTTAGCTGCAACAGCGTCCAGTCGGTCGATAAAACCTCCTATTGACAGAGATAAATTGCCGATACTTGTTTCTACTTCGACGTCTGTTTTTACAACCAGCTCTAATCCGAGTATGGTGAATGGAGCCTGGCGCATATCTATCGTGACAAGTTGCCGGATATATCTTGCTATTACTTCTTTATTGATCAGTTGCAGACCATTATATTTTGGACGATACCCTGCAGCGCTAACTTTAAAGAGTTCTTCTCTGAACGCCTGATCTACCAGTCGATAAACAAGCGATTCATCTTTTAAGGCTTGCTCTAATTGCTCTTTTGATACAACGATAGGACGAGTCAGTTTGAGTTCTCCTTTACCGTCGGTTGTCAGAGCATCGCTGCTTGCTAATCCCAGATAGAACAGTTCTGCTGCACGATGGAATATATTTCCAAATACTTTGTTGTCTACTTCGTCCTCATCCATTTCATC of Segatella copri contains these proteins:
- a CDS encoding sigma-70 family RNA polymerase sigma factor; protein product: MTEKEINKIVSENLNYVKSVANQYKGKGVEFDDLVSEGTLAMLMAARKFQADRGTDFVAYAGPFVHKAISQAIDKQSGLYRLPKDQKKFAPRNADKAVSVDAPLSANNPYTLLDILNDPDVKIADDTLNIEMMKKKMAESIADLLPREKEIITKFYGIGVPKETMAEIAEDMGLKRERVRQIRNLTIRRLNRSIRHQALRNYFKR